The DNA region CCGAGGATGATCTAGATATTCATTCGTCtttatagatctcaaagcagctGTAGGCGATCCAGATATTTATCCGCTTGCATAGATCTTAAAGCAACCGCAAGTGATCTAAATGTTCATCTTCCTGCACAAATCTTAAAGCGAAGCTGCATATGTCTCAAAGAAATCTAGATCTTCATTTTCATGCACAATCTCCAAGCAACCGCATGGATGATCCAAATATTCATCCGACtatatagatctcaaagtgaTCAATAGATGATTAATTTATTCATTCACCTATACATATCTTAAAGCAATCCAAATATTCATCTCTTATGAATTATTCAAATATTCATCCatctgcacaaatctcaaagcgatTATATAGATGATCTGGATTATTTATCCACTGCCCAAATCTTAAAAAGATGTTAGAATAGCCTAAAAGAGGGAGAGGGTATTTTTATCAATTGAAATGGCAGAGTAGCGCCATCTGCTGGTTGGAGAGTCAAGAAGATTAGTTTGGAATAGTTTACAAATTTGAGGTATCcgtttgaaattttttaaaatcgaGGGATGTTTTTGAAATTGGCCAAGGACCGAGTTTTCCCTGAGCTTTCGACAGCCTTCCAGGGAAAGGAAAACTCTCGCATTCTGATTTCTTCCCCCATAGAAGAagtctttttttaaaaacagaATCCAAAAAAAAGCTTCTATCGTCCgtcttctctcctctcctctcatctcctcctccgGTTTGGGATCGGAGGCCTGAGACTATGAGACTGCGGCGGGTGGGCCCCCTGACGCGTGGCGATGGCCCGCCCTCTCGCGGATCTCGGATCGCCATGGCGATCTTCATCGGCATCATCCTTGGATGCGTCTTCGCTTTCCTCTTCCCGGACGGCCTCTTCCGCTCTTCTTCCCCATCTCCTTCTCGCACCCAGGACGCCGCCAAATGGAGTCAGGTACTCTCGATTCGACTtcatttccttcttttcttggaTTTTATGACTTCTTCTCATCGAAAGATTGAAGCTTGAAGAGAAAAAATGCATGAAATTGTAGAAGTCGCCCCAATTTCAGAAAATATGGTGATTTGATTGTATAATTCTTCATATGCCAACTAtgtgttttttcttctttttccaattTATAAGAAGAGTTTTGGGTGTCTTATACCAGATTTTGTTAAATTTTAGCTCAGTTTTTTTGGGTGGTTCTCCATTTATGTCGGTGTTTGGAACCTAAAGCGTTGATTTTGAAGTACTCTAATTggccaaggaaaaaaaaaaaacaattttttcGGCCATTTCcaggaggaaaagaaaagacatATTATGTTTTCGTAAGTTAGCGAgaatcgttttttttttttttctaacagcTACACCATGATCAATTCTTCCGACTATTTGTTAGCGTTTGGTCTGTCCTTGTATATTGAAAGTTTGGCAATTTTTATGGAATTTTCTAATTATAATTAAACTTGTTGAGGAAAACATTGAACTTATATTCACTGTTTAATAGCCCGCCAAAGATCATAACAGCTACACATGGTTTCATTCAAACATTTGTTAACTACAAACTGTTGTGTTAAGTTATGATATAATATCTGAAGAAGTAATTTAGTGATGGACTTGTAGAAGGTTGTCCGTAACAGATATGTTGATGGCATGGCTAAAAGCATGTATGGAAAGTGATAGTAGAAGTGAAAACTACTTGTGGCTTGAGAGTCTCTATTCTATTGCTGTGCCTTTAGGTCTATTGTAGATTGGGTGCAATAGGGGTGCTATAGTTAGTTCTTGGTGGGTGAATAGAGTTAGTCATTTGATAAGTGAATGTTACACTAGTTTTTTTCATGATTGAGTAATTGATTGACAAATAGGTATTCATATTAGTGGGAGCGTTGTGGAAAGCCTTCAGTAGATTGTGATCAATGTTACTTGAACTTATGAAGTTCTTCAAATTGAGAAGTGCAGGCACTATGGAACAACTGAGTACAGCATGATGCTGCTTGGCGCATCCTGAGAGTGAGCCTTGGTGTGACAATAAGCTTACTCCATCGTGACCTTGAGGTTATAGGTTAGAAACATGGAAATAGCCTCTCAATATGCAGAAGTAAAGTTACATACATTCATTCCTTCCCAAACTCTGTAGTCGCAGGAATGTCGTGCACtggctatctttttttttattgcttggCACGTCGTCTAATAATTATTGATCTTAGTAATAAATGTCTAATAATCAAAATTCCAATTATTGATAATCCCCAAGAGGAATCTTGTGAGAAGATCTAATTGTTGAATGGAAACTATCATGCAatccattttatttttatgtgaaGGTTTCAAAAAACTATTCTTATCTGATTGTGAATTGGATCAGTTGGGTTGATAAAAGAGAGTCGGAGAAGCAACAATGTGATAGATTAATGACAAGATATTATCAAGTAGGTCTTTATTAACAGCTCTTGAACATCCAATAATTGATGGGATCGAAGCATCAAAAATAGGTAGATATTATTATATTCTTTATGGGGATTAAGgcttttgaatttaaaattgaTTGCTTATATTTTCTGAATCTTGTTACCACCACAACTAATAAGTTTAATGAGTAAAGATCTGAGGGTCAATTTCATCTCTATAAATGTGATTTTGTAGTGATAGATTAGTGGCAAGATATTACCAGGTTGGTCTTTACTAACGTGTCCCGAACATCCAATAGTTGGACTCAAAGATAACATTCATTAGCCAGAAttttggatgggatccaagcatcAAGAACATATAGATATTATTAGATTCTTTGTAGGGATTTAGGCTTTGAATTTAAGATCGATTCCTTTACATGTTTTGAATCCAGTTACCGCCACCACTAGTAAGTGTCATGACTAGAGATCTGTGTGTCCATTTCATCTATATAATATGTGGTTTTGTAGTGATAGATTAATGGCAAGATATTACCAAGTTGGTCTCTATTAACAGGTCTTGAACATCCAATAGTTGGACTTAAAGATAAGATTAATTAGCTAGCATTATGGATGGGATCCAAGAACCAAAAATAATTTCATATGTATGGTATATGATTTTGAAGTGTGTGATTGACAAACATCTTTTGGAAGTATTTGAAGCACTAGATAGGTTCTtgtaacacacacacacatgcacgcATGCATAtacgcatacatacatacacacatacacatacatgtatacatatatatagagagagaaagagagagagacccgGCTGCACTTGAGTGGATCTCTACTCATATTTGATCAAGTTTAGATTGGACGATGAGGGCCATTGGATATGATCTGCCTCTAGATTTCTTATATACCAAAAATTATGTGATTTAGAGACCACTAGCCTATGCATCTAAGTGATCAAAAAATTAgatgatctaaataaaattaaaatatttatgtttgatcacttgatgcataggctatgagtctccaaatcatatgatttttcaTGTTTAAGCAAACTAGAGGTAGTAGTTCATATCTAATGACTTGAATCATTGATATGGAATGCCCATTGTTCATTGTAGACCTAATTGGATCTGAGGGGAGATTCACTTAGATGTAGCCAAGTCTAgcttatacacatacatatatgtatgtttgTATGTGCGTGTACACACAAGTGCACGCGCGCactcatacacacacacacacatatatacctaCGCATATCATACAGAAACAGATATAATAGTGCAAGCATATAAGCTTTCAGTCGCAGAGATATTGAAATGAAAGTAcaaagatcaaaggaacaaGAAGTTGAGAGAAATAGTAGGAATATAAAAATCAGAAAGGTATTTTCCCTTTCTCTTCTATAGTATATGATTTTATAGTGTATGAGTGTGAGATATATTCTCGAAATGTTGTATTTTTCTAAATAGATTCATGCAAACCAAGTTATCTTGGCTTAGGATGTTGCTTGTGATGGTATTAGAGACTTGAGTTGTCCTTTCCTTTTCTGTTATGAATTTAGTTTAATGGTTTGAATTTGCTTGATTTAATCAAATTTTTGTTCAAGTGTTTCGTGATACAGGTCATTTGCCTCGAGAAaactcttttcctttctctacCACCATGCATCATTTCATGCTCAATAATCCAACACTACAGTCATTGTGCTGGATTTTATATTATCTTCTCTCATTTTCAGTATCAGATACAAAATTTTGATCTATATACTTAATGTAGATCAATCATCAGGAGTCAATCTAGATCAACGGATTAGCACATTTTGTGGTTCCTTGTAAAGGGAACTCATGGCCTTGATGGAAAGGTTATTAATAAACAAGCTGCACTTCTTTAGATAGAAATCTGATTAATAAGGCATCCAGAATTACAATAAAGATGCATATAGTAAAAGGCTTTGGCTGACAAGCACAATGCCATGGGTTTGAGTCCTTGGCAGTCACTCTGTGCAAAAGAAATACCAAAGGTCAGGTCTGTCCCCAGTCCGCCCTTCTAGAATGCTGGAGTGCCGGGACCATAATAGGGTAATTGCCCTTTATGTATGACATGGTTTGTAATATTAGCATTGTGaattaaatcatataggaagaaAAGGATAGCTAATTTGATCATCAAATCTAAAAGGCGATTACCCAGTTATGATCTCGGCAATCCGGACTGGCCAAGGGCTCGAATCCATGACTCGAATCTGTGCCATTCTCTTGTCATCACAAACCTTCTAGCACTGCATCAAGCAATGGACCCTTAAATTGATCTTCAAAGCTGACATCATATAGATTTCGCTGTGCTAGGTTCCTAGAGATCTTGTAGGTGAAAATAGACTCAGCCACCTTGAAGAGAAGATCACACTGAAGATATGTGCAGCAACGGAATTAAACATCCAACCATCTAGAAAATAGTTATTGATGAATTGAGCCACACTTTcgcatccatttgatataaataCAGGCCGCTAGTTTTCATCTTGGTGGCATAATTGTCTTATGACTTTAGTTCTCTTAACTGTACAGCATTCTGTTCTTTGATATATTTGTCCTaaataatcatttttctttgctTTCATGTCAGAATgatagctttcttcttcttctttttttttgctcatTATAGGTTAATTCAGCCCCATGTGAATCACTTGAGAGGACAAATATTTTGAAGTCAGAGTTGGCATCACTATCAGAAAAAAATGCAGAATTAAAGAAGCAGGTTAGGGAGCTAACTATGAAGCTTCAATTGGCTGAGCAAGGAAAAGATCAGGCTCAGAAGCAgtttctagctttaggagtccAGCATAAAGCAGGTCCCTTTGGAACTGTCAGGAGTTTGAGAACAAATCCAACCATCATTCCTGATGAATCTGTGAACCCAAGATTGGCAAAGATGCTAGAAAAGGTGTCTGTTCAGAAAGAGCTTATAGTTGCTCTAGCAAATTCTAACGTGAGGGAGATGGTGGAGTTATGGTTTGAGAATATCAAAAGAGTGGGTATACCTAATTATCTAGTTGTAGCGTTGGATGATGGGATGGAAAATTTCTGCAAATCAAAGGGAGTTCCTGTTTACCGAAGAAAACCTGATGAAGGCGTAGATTCTATTGGAAGGACAGGTGGGAACCATGCAGTGTCTGGATTGAAGTTCCGCATTTTGAGAGAATTTTTGCAGCTTGGTTACAGTATTCTTCTCTCAGATGTTGATATTATCTACTTACAGAACCCATTTAATCATCTCTACAGAGATTCTGATGTGGAATCCATGAGTGACGGTCACAGTAACATGACAGCTTATGGTTATGATGATGTCTTTGACGAGCCTAAAATGGGTTGGGCAAGATATGCTCATACAATGCGGATATGGGTTTACAATTCTGGTTTTTTCTATATTAGACCCACAATTCCCTCAGTTGAGCTTTTGGATCGTGTAGCAAGCAGGCTATCTCGTGAAAAAGCATGGGACCAACAGGTCTTTAATGAAGAGCTTTTTTTCCCCTCACACCCAGGATATGATGGGCTTCATGCATCTAGGAGAACCATGGATATGTATCTTTTTATGAACAGCAAAGTTCTTTTCAAGACTGTGAGAAAAGATGCTAATCTACGCAAGCTAAAGCCTGTGATTGTTCATCTGAATTACCATCCAGATAAATTCCGTAGAATGAAAGCTGTTGTGGAGTTTTATGTCAATGGAAATCAAAATGCACTGGATCCTTTCCCTGATGGTTCAGAGTAGTATATGGGCTCTTGCTCTGGGTTTTCACGTTTGCAATGGAAGCACAGGGTTTGACTGTATCTTGTAGACATTACTTCCCGTAGATCTATCTACAAAGCATGTTGATTGTAGTTTTCAGAAGTTGCTACCCTTGAACTTTTTATTGAGTGCTGTTACCAGAAATGCTTTTTTGTAATTTGATCACAACCCTTTCTTTACGCTCTACACTGCACTTTTTTCCCCTCTCTGGCGAATTTGATTTTACTGCCAGGCAAGGAATCTATTTGAAAGATTCGCATATTACTAGCGTTTttatgtttatttatttgttcatgTTGGTGGGTGGCATTCCCATCAAAGTGTGGCACTACCTTTTCCTTGTTTTTCTCATCTATGTCTTGTGTGGAAATGGTTCATTGATTTGTTGAAGATATTTAGCATGATCAGTAGTTTGGTACGTTGTTTTTGGGGTAAAGATTCAGTACTTGTTGAAGCTCTATGTTTTCAGGATTTGTATGGTATCATGCAGAGTTATATAAATGCGGGCATGATTTAGTTCCACTGCAAAAGTGGAAGGAAAGTGAAATTTCCACCTTGGCTCCATCTGCAATACAATCCTCTGACAAGTTTGCAGTGCATGTAACACATGTTGGGGAACATCCATCTGAATCCTACAAATGCAGAGCAAATGGGTAAGCTAGATGAGTATATAAGTTCACTTTGTTAATACCATGTTGATGTCATTGTTattattttggtattatttgaggTACAATTTGAGGTTCTTATGTGTCTGCTTAAAATATTCTGGAGAATAAACAACTTGATTGAGCTTTAAATATCCAAAAAGAACTTGGCTTAGCTTTGCAAACAGTGGGTAATGCTCAGGTGGCGGCTTAGTAGTTCATTGACTCATGTTAGTCTTAATGTGCTTGTGTGTTTAGGCATGCCCTATTGAGGAAAGATAAATGCTACGTTATGGATCTTGAGAGGCACAATTGTTGGAGTTATTCAAAGTGAAGCCCCTCTCATATCATGATGTTAGCCTGTCAACCTGATGTTTAACTTGTAGAAGGTGTCTGCTTAGGGCAAGGATCACTATGTTGTTAAAGCGCTATTCTGCGACTTTGTTATTGTGTTGACTTTCAGTAGAAGCTGTGGAAGACAGCTCTTGTTGATCTCCTTTATAATCTAGTGCTCTAATTATGATAAAGATGGAATGTTTTAGTATCATATGGAAACTCTCATCAGTTGTCTTCACCTTAAGGTGACAAATGTTAATATGATCTTGCTTGCTGGAAGGTAGTTAGCATTGTCCATTTTTTGAACTATATCCATTTGGCAAGTACTTGCACataagatcatttagttctacGCAAGTCGAGTTAGTAAGGTAACAAATCTTAAAATGCATGCAGGATTTAAACGTAAGTTACTGTCATTAAGCCCTTTACTTACTGAACCAGATGACATCTGCAGGTGCAAGGTATCATCATCATTCGTTAGTGTGAGACATTTTCAATGtgcataaaaaataattacagATGATTGTGATTCTCCATCCTCAtagcaatatttttatattatttatatcatatttttatattatttatgtaACTTGATAAATGTGGTTTGAAGGTATCAATCGGTTGTCATGGTGGAGATATCCAACTGCCAATTGATGTGGTTGGTGAGATGACTAGAATTTGGCATCAATGATTGAAATAAGTCCCATCTTTATCACAATTCATAATCTCAATTTCAATGAAATTCAGTGAACCTTGTccttctttttcaaaaaaataaattaataaatacacTCTTAACTTTTATGAGGTgtactttttttatttctcttcctTATATGAAGCTAAGGATTTTATTAAGGACtcgtttggtaaaaaaaaatatgatcaataaaaaaacaagaaaaatacttcttatttggttagagtttttaaataagagagatgaaaaagtagcattctcataaaaataagattttcatgTTTCacggaaaagaaaaattcaagaaaGATATGAAAAAGCTACTTTCTCATCATTTggaaattggattttttttttcaaaagtattcttaagccatcaaaatctatggataagatttttttctttattaaaggtATAATAGGTAGTTCACACA from Phoenix dactylifera cultivar Barhee BC4 unplaced genomic scaffold, palm_55x_up_171113_PBpolish2nd_filt_p 000982F, whole genome shotgun sequence includes:
- the LOC103695483 gene encoding arabinosyltransferase RRA3-like translates to MRLRRVGPLTRGDGPPSRGSRIAMAIFIGIILGCVFAFLFPDGLFRSSSPSPSRTQDAAKWSQVNSAPCESLERTNILKSELASLSEKNAELKKQVRELTMKLQLAEQGKDQAQKQFLALGVQHKAGPFGTVRSLRTNPTIIPDESVNPRLAKMLEKVSVQKELIVALANSNVREMVELWFENIKRVGIPNYLVVALDDGMENFCKSKGVPVYRRKPDEGVDSIGRTGGNHAVSGLKFRILREFLQLGYSILLSDVDIIYLQNPFNHLYRDSDVESMSDGHSNMTAYGYDDVFDEPKMGWARYAHTMRIWVYNSGFFYIRPTIPSVELLDRVASRLSREKAWDQQVFNEELFFPSHPGYDGLHASRRTMDMYLFMNSKVLFKTVRKDANLRKLKPVIVHLNYHPDKFRRMKAVVEFYVNGNQNALDPFPDGSE